The Deltaproteobacteria bacterium genome contains the following window.
TGGAATCACCATGTCATCGCCGACAGACTGGTTCTGGTTAATCAGTGGAAAAATATTTCGTGTTGAAATGACTTCTTTCAGTCTGGACCATCTCATAAAAGATTTTGGATTCTTTTTTTATCTACTTTTTCAGGATTATTATTGGCTGGGCGGGGTCTTTGGACTATTGGGATTGGTGAAAGGAGTCAAAAAACAAGCCAGACCCACTTTGTTTATAGGGATTCTCTTTTTGACCCAGACCCTGTTTTTCATCCAATATAAGATCCCGGACATTCATGAATTCTACATCATGTCCTTTGGTCTTTGGGCCCCCTGGTTCGCTATGGGATTAAACGAATCCGGCCAGTATTTCAAAGAATTCATCTCCGTCAACAAAAGATTATCTCCCTTTTTTTCTCGAAGCCTTTACCTGCTTATCGTCATACCGCTTTTGGGGTTGCTCTATTTTCATAAGCCCGTTCCTTTGAACGAAGGGCCGTTGGCGTATGTCCAAAGGGTTCTTTCTTACCCGCAAGAAAATTTTTCTCTTTTTACCACCTATACCGGAAGAGATATTTTCCGTTTGTATCAATCCCTGACCGGCGCCAGGCCGGATGTGACCATCATCGATTATGGATTAAATCTCTTAAAGGAACGCTCCCGGTTGATGGACTTACATAAAAACAAGGATTCGATTTTTTTCCAAAGGCTTCACCTAAACGATACCACCCTCATGGAAGAACTCTTGATCTCGGAACTCAAGAAAAAACCGGTCTTTTTCAGCAGGTATGAGTGGTTTCTCGGAGACAAATTTTTCCAGAAGAAAATATTTGAATCTTTCTATTCCGTCACACTGAAACCGCCTACGTCCCCCATTGGAAAACTACCCGATTCGGCGATAAAATCCGATTTGTCTTTCGGCTCTTCCCTTAAATTGTTAGGCTTTAACATCGAACCCGCTCCCCTGGTTGAGGGTGAACGCTTTAGTCTGAGTTTATATTGGCAAAAAATTGGGCAAGTGCCTCATCCGGTCACCGCCCTGGTCTTACTCAAAATCAAAACGAAA
Protein-coding sequences here:
- a CDS encoding DUF2723 domain-containing protein, whose translation is MTYPSIYWGDSGEFSYMATFLGIPHPTGYPLYIQLLRLFSFLPVGSPYFLHNLFSAFLAVLAIAILFKICLQITGHQASSWIATFYFALSPNFLARAGLAEVYTLQAFICLLVTLLGLSLIRDWDIRKLWMISFILGLGISHHLTTIMYLPAFLLLLVFSPKGTRNLKLFMGIGLFAFIGILPYLFIALRGHLPSAFSYPNLFGITMSSPTDWFWLISGKIFRVEMTSFSLDHLIKDFGFFFYLLFQDYYWLGGVFGLLGLVKGVKKQARPTLFIGILFLTQTLFFIQYKIPDIHEFYIMSFGLWAPWFAMGLNESGQYFKEFISVNKRLSPFFSRSLYLLIVIPLLGLLYFHKPVPLNEGPLAYVQRVLSYPQENFSLFTTYTGRDIFRLYQSLTGARPDVTIIDYGLNLLKERSRLMDLHKNKDSIFFQRLHLNDTTLMEELLISELKKKPVFFSRYEWFLGDKFFQKKIFESFYSVTLKPPTSPIGKLPDSAIKSDLSFGSSLKLLGFNIEPAPLVEGERFSLSLYWQKIGQVPHPVTALVLLKIKTKENVLTPLDHFFVELTLGYGWDSPESWEAKGIMAETYHLNVPTLYPGEYTISLALFNKKIFNEIPFEKIPKSFSLIGETQIVSNPKLSHYWDKN